The Symphalangus syndactylus isolate Jambi chromosome 16, NHGRI_mSymSyn1-v2.1_pri, whole genome shotgun sequence genome has a window encoding:
- the TRIP13 gene encoding pachytene checkpoint protein 2 homolog, with amino-acid sequence MDEAVGDLKQALPCVAESPTVHVEVHQRGGSTAKKEDINLSVRKLLNRHNIVFGDYTWTEFDEPFLTRNVQSVSIVDTELKVKDSQPIDLSACTVALHIFQLNEDGPSSENLEEETENIIAASHWVLPAAEFHGLWDSLVYDVEVKSHLLDYVMTTLLFSDKNVNSNLITWNQVVLLHGPPGTGKTSLCKALAQKLTIRLSSRYQYGQLIEINSHSLFSKWFSESGKLVTKMFQKIQDLIDDKDALVFVLIDEVESLTAARNACRAGTEPSDAIRVVNAVLTQIDRIKRHSNVVILTTSNITEKIDVAFVDRADIKQYIGPPSAAAIFKIYLSCLEELMKCQIIYPRQQLLTLRELEMIGFIENNVSKLSLLLNEISRKSEGLSGRVLRKLPFLAHALYVQAPTVTIEGFLQALSLAVDKQFEEREKLAAYI; translated from the exons ATGGACGAGGCCGTGGGCGACCTGAAGCAGGCGCTTCCCTGTGTGGCCGAGTCGCCAACGGTCCACGTGGAGGTGCATCAGCGCGGCGGCAG TACtgcaaaaaaagaagacataaaccTGAGTGTTAGAAAGCTACTCAACAGGCATAATATTGTGTTTGGTGATTACACATGGACTGAGTTTGATGAACCTTTTTTGACCAGAAATGTGCAGTCTGTGTCTATTGTTGACACAGAATTAAAGGTTAAAGACTCACAG CCCATCGATTTGAGTGCATGCACTGTTGCACTTCACATCTTCCAGCTGAATGAAGATGGCCCCAGCAGTGAAAATctggaggaagagacagaaaacatAATTGCAGCAAGTCACTGGGTTCTACCTGCAG CTGAATTCCATGGGCTTTGGGACAGCTTGGTGTACGATGTGGAAGTCAAATCCCAC CTCCTCGATTATGTGATGACAACTTTACTGTTTTCAGACAAGAACGTCAACAGCAACCTCATCACCTGGAACCAGGTGGTGCTGCTCCACG GTCCTCCTGGCACTGGAAAAACATCCCTGTGTAAAGCGTTAGCCCAGAAATTGACAATTAGACTTTCAAGCAG GTACCAATATGGCCAATTAATTGAAATAAACAGCCACAGCCTCTTTTCTAAGTGGTTTTCGGAA AGTGGCAAGCTGGTAACCAAGATGTTTCAGAAGATTCAGGATTTGATTGATGATAAAGATGCTCTGGTGTTCGTGCTGATTGATGAG GTGGAGAGTCTCACAGCCGCCCGAAACGCCTGCAGGGCGGGCACCGAGCCATCAGATGCCATCCGCGTGGTCAATGCTGTCTTGACCCAAATTGATCGGATTAAAAG GCATTCCAACGTCGTGATTCTGACCACTTCCAACATCACCGAGAAGATCGACGTGGCCTTCGTGGACAGGGCTGACATCAAGCAGTACATTGGGCCGCCCTCTGCAGCAGCCATCTTCAAAATCTACCTCTCTTGTTTGGAAGAACTGATGAAg TGTCAGATCATATACCCTCGCCAGCAGCTGCTGACCCTCCGAGAGCTAGAGATGATCGGCTTCATTGAAAACAACGTGTCAAAATTGAGCCTTCTTTTGAATGAAATTTCAAG GAAGAGCGAAGGCCTCAGCGGCCGGGTCCTGAGAAAACTCCCCTTTCTGGCTCATGCACTGTATGTCCAG GCCCCCACCGTCACCATAGAGGGGTTCCTCCAGGCCCTATCTCTGGCAGTGGACAAGCAgtttgaagagagagagaagcttgCGGCTTACATCTGA